The Montipora foliosa isolate CH-2021 chromosome 1, ASM3666993v2, whole genome shotgun sequence genome has a window encoding:
- the LOC138012790 gene encoding E3 ubiquitin-protein ligase NRDP1-like isoform X2: MGFDIERFSGKVNEGLLCSICRDVLEEPLQAPCEHAFCSACIQAWLTHYNSCPEDRLTLWPSDLKPIFRYMKNDLNALKIRCDNESRGCKALVRLDALKTHLKEECGHVMVFCSNEGCEEKYTRRELETHLKNCKFQTADCARGCGLKVSKNEESEHNCIAELRKAMIKNKKENEAKIQELKKEMESRLDSHRVHMVYKETTLQNQIEDLNAKVAELLRETKTLKAQKSEELLREDPEKKEILDWLRSLKYQDEIAERSTLAAHLPKRKRLFLVTYDVPAGLNPAVGVRVPLEQVKVWLAFALKMKKRLLIELWWNHGGELPMCHLHIAIAKQMRPMNNCKVTC, from the exons ATGGGGTTTGACATTGAAAGATTTTCAGGAAAAGTCAATGAAGGTCTTCTGTGTTCAATCTGCCGTGATGTTTTGGAGGAGCCATTACAAGCACCTTGTGAGCACGCTTTCTGTTCAGCTTGTATTCAAGCCTGGCTTACTCACTACAACAGTTGCCCAGAAGATCGGCTTACTCTTTGGCCAAGCGATTTGAAGCCGATTTTCAGATACATGAAAAATGATTTGAACGCGTTAAAGATACGGTGCGATAACGAATCGCGCGGTTGTAAGGCTCTGGTGCGGCTAGACGCATTGAAGACACATTTAAAGGAAGAGTGCGGCCATGTGATGGTTTTCTGTTCCAACGAAGGCTGCGAAGAGAAATACACTAGACGCGAATTGGAGACGCACTTGAAAAATTGTAAATTTCAAACGGCTGATTGTGCAAGAGGCTGTGGATTAAAAGTGAGCAAAAATGAAGAGTCAGAGCATAACTGCATAGCAGAGCTACGTAAAgcaatgataaaaaataaaaaggaaaacgagGCAAAAATTCAAGAGCTGAAGAAAGAGATGGAATCTCGACTCGATTCACATCGAGTTCACATGGTGTACAAAGAAACCACTCTACAAAATCAGATTGAAGATTTGAATGCCAAAGTGGCGGAGCTATTGCGTGAAACCAAAACCCTTAAAGCACAGAAAAGTGAAGAATTACTGCGCGAGGATCCGGAGAAGAAAGAGATACTCGACTGGCTGAGAAGTTTGAAATACCAGGATGAGATTGCAGAAAG gTCAACCTTAGCTGCACATCTCCCAAAGAGGAAGAGGCTGTTCTTAGTCACATACGATGTTCCCGCGGGACTAAATCCCGCAGTTGGTGTTCGAGTTCCCCTGGAACAGGTCAAGGTATGGCTCGCGTTCGCTCTCAAAATGAAGAAACGTCTTTTAATAGAGCTGTGGTGGAATCATGGCGGCGAACTCCCGATGTGTCATCTTCACATTGCGATAGCCAAACAAATGCGTCCCATGAATAACTGTAAAGTAACTTGTTAG
- the LOC138012790 gene encoding E3 ubiquitin-protein ligase NRDP1-like isoform X1: protein MGFDIERFSGKVNEGLLCSICRDVLEEPLQAPCEHAFCSACIQAWLTHYNSCPEDRLTLWPSDLKPIFRYMKNDLNALKIRCDNESRGCKALVRLDALKTHLKEECGHVMVFCSNEGCEEKYTRRELETHLKNCKFQTADCARGCGLKVSKNEESEHNCIAELRKAMIKNKKENEAKIQELKKEMESRLDSHRVHMVYKETTLQNQIEDLNAKVAELLRETKTLKAQKSEELLREDPEKKEILDWLRSLKYQDEIAERYCSSCNKRYLYVRKDTLHCLNDQVNLSCTSPKEEEAVLSHIRCSRGTKSRSWCSSSPGTGQGMARVRSQNEETSFNRAVVESWRRTPDVSSSHCDSQTNASHE, encoded by the exons ATGGGGTTTGACATTGAAAGATTTTCAGGAAAAGTCAATGAAGGTCTTCTGTGTTCAATCTGCCGTGATGTTTTGGAGGAGCCATTACAAGCACCTTGTGAGCACGCTTTCTGTTCAGCTTGTATTCAAGCCTGGCTTACTCACTACAACAGTTGCCCAGAAGATCGGCTTACTCTTTGGCCAAGCGATTTGAAGCCGATTTTCAGATACATGAAAAATGATTTGAACGCGTTAAAGATACGGTGCGATAACGAATCGCGCGGTTGTAAGGCTCTGGTGCGGCTAGACGCATTGAAGACACATTTAAAGGAAGAGTGCGGCCATGTGATGGTTTTCTGTTCCAACGAAGGCTGCGAAGAGAAATACACTAGACGCGAATTGGAGACGCACTTGAAAAATTGTAAATTTCAAACGGCTGATTGTGCAAGAGGCTGTGGATTAAAAGTGAGCAAAAATGAAGAGTCAGAGCATAACTGCATAGCAGAGCTACGTAAAgcaatgataaaaaataaaaaggaaaacgagGCAAAAATTCAAGAGCTGAAGAAAGAGATGGAATCTCGACTCGATTCACATCGAGTTCACATGGTGTACAAAGAAACCACTCTACAAAATCAGATTGAAGATTTGAATGCCAAAGTGGCGGAGCTATTGCGTGAAACCAAAACCCTTAAAGCACAGAAAAGTGAAGAATTACTGCGCGAGGATCCGGAGAAGAAAGAGATACTCGACTGGCTGAGAAGTTTGAAATACCAGGATGAGATTGCAGAAAGGTATTGCAGTAGTTGCAACAAGAGATATTTGTACGTCAGAAAAGACACGCTTCACTGTTTGAACGATCAG gTCAACCTTAGCTGCACATCTCCCAAAGAGGAAGAGGCTGTTCTTAGTCACATACGATGTTCCCGCGGGACTAAATCCCGCAGTTGGTGTTCGAGTTCCCCTGGAACAGGTCAAGGTATGGCTCGCGTTCGCTCTCAAAATGAAGAAACGTCTTTTAATAGAGCTGTGGTGGAATCATGGCGGCGAACTCCCGATGTGTCATCTTCACATTGCGATAGCCAAACAAATGCGTCCCATGAATAA